CTCTTCTTAACTCCCCACTTGGCCAGGGCAGACTCGTGCTTGTCAGTGGCGTCGTTGTCAGACAGGCTAGAGACGCCGGAGTCCGACCAGTCGGAGTAGTCTGAGTCTTCCTCGCTTCCCTCCTCCTTCATCGAttcctcatcgccgcctTCCGAGCCCTCGTCTtcttcctcttcctccGATTCGGACTCGGACTCCGACTCTTCGCTGACGTCATCCGAGGCCTCATCGCTCTCATCACTGTCGCTCTCGCTGTCACTGTCGTAGTCATCGTCGGagtcctcctcgtcggacGTCTCCTTCAAAATGTCAACGTACGCATCGGGGTCTTTGTTGTACTCCTCCACGACATCGGCGTGCTGCTCGTTGAACTTCCTCAGTCGCGATCGCAGCGTGTTCAAGGATATGGCACGCGCCTTGGACATTTTCTTCATCGTTTCCTTGTCCTTCTGCTTCTCCTCGACGAACTGCTGGAGGTCCAAAATGACCTCGACGATCAGCTTGGGGATCCTCGACTTCGCGTACTGCTTCTCGACCAATCTGGCGACGTTGTCGTAGtccttcagcagctccgAGAAGTCGCTGATGCTCTTGTGGTGCTCCATGGTCTTGCTGTAGTTCTGAATGACCTCCAGAGCCTTGGCCCTGGCCGAGCGGACGACGCGGTTTTCGTCGTCGTCACTCGAGCTGTCACTCGCAACCCAGGCGGCCGCGGCCTGTCGCTTGGTCGCATCGCGGTCGCCAGCATCGCTGGAGTATCCGGAGGAGTCGGAGTACGAGCTATCCGAGTCATCTCCCCagaacttggactgcacgTTCGTCGCCATGGTGAAATCACAGGCGGATGCAAAGGTAAATAATGAGTTGTCAGGATCTGCGGAAACGATGAGGTTTTGAGACAACAGGTTAACCATCAAAAAATAGATCCCACCGTAAATCACTGTATCCAGAACGACATGAACGTGTAACGAGTATCAGAATAACACAAAAAATATGACCCCAAAGCACCAAGGCACGTCAAACACCTGGACCACGACGGCTTGGCAGGGTGCTGCCAGTACCACCAGCACGGTAACCCAGAACCAGCCAATCACGGAGCAACTACAACACCGAAATAAACGGCAATTACGTACACAATTAATAGGGAGACTACCACTGCGGTCAGATGAAACGAGGACGTATATCTGCGTTGGAATCGCCAGACCCAGTGTTTGGACACCCACCCACGGCGCCGATCACGCGATAAACGCCGCGAAATCCACGCCCCGATATACACACAGGCGGCTACTACAAAGCACAATGTAAACAACGCACGGTTTAACCAACAAGCGGCCGTCCGCTCGGTGATGTGGCTGACAGGCCGAACGCAAACACGAATCCACGCAAGCTCACCTCCCCAGCCTGTTTGCGCGAAGGCTCGCTACCAACAGTTTGTGCGAAGTATCCCCTACGATGTATTGTGGCGGCCGTGTGCTTTCGACGCGGATAAGGCGCGGCCCCATAGCTCAGCAGGAAGGCCGGTCCCGCGCGACCTGCTCGGCGGTCACACATCCGGCCATCCTGCGCGGTGTGTTGCGCCAGCTTCCCTTTATGCGTCGTTCACGCGCGTGGTTCTGGCTCTGCGTCGCCAACCCCCTCGTGTTGCGTTGCTCGGCACTTTGCCTTCGACGCGCGTCCACCTCGGCAACTAGTCAACACCGTGCCACGGCAGGCGCCCTAGCCCGAAGCACATTACACTCCACACGTGGACCGGCCTGTTTCGCGTCGGCACGTCACTCGCGCGACCACGCTCCGTCGCCGGCGTACCGTGCAGTACCGGGCGTAGCCTTCCAGACAAACAAACATATAAAGCCTGTCTTGTCGCCAAGACACTCTGGTATATATCAGAGCTCACGGCACCTGTCTTCAGTCGAAGCGTTTCGTAGGTTACGGTTACGCGCTCCCCTATGATGTGTAGCTGCCCTAGAGACGGTTGCGAGGATGGCGGCGGAAGCGTCGCCTACGCAGATGCTCATGTCGCTGCTTGCGGCGTGCCAGCTGGacgccatcatcatcgaccACGACGACCCTCACTCCACGGAGATCCCGCACCCCGCCTTCGGCGCGTTGGAGTTCGTCTCGAGCTTCTCCGGCAGTTGGGGCAAGGCCGTGGTTACCCGCGAAGGTGCATGGCTGTGGACCGATTCGAGGTTGGTGGCGGCGGTTAACCGTCTAAGCTGGTTTTAGGTACTACATCCAGGCCGCTCAGCAGCTGTCGCCGCCGTGGGAGCTCATGCGCTACGGCCAGAAGGACGTCCCGGACGTGGTCAAGTTCCTGAAGGAAAAGCCGTTTAAAAGGGTCGGCGTCGACGCCAGCACCACTCCACacaaggtgttgacgcaCTACAAGGACAACTTGAAGGACATCGAGTTTGTGGAGCTGCATGACAACCCCGTCTACAAGGTATGGGCCGACCGGCCGCAGCTGCCCGTCGACCCGGTGTTCGTCCACCCGGAGAGCTTCACCGGAATGAGCGCCGCTGACAAGTTGGCCAAGATAAGGAGTGAAATGGACAAGGCCGGTGCCAATGCAGTGGTATTTTCGTTGTTGGACGAAGTCGCGTACGTTCTCAACCTTCGCGGCCGTGACCTGGATGTCTCACCGCTGTTCTACGCGTATCTGATAGTCGAGAAAGGTGCCGCCACGTAAGTCAGTAGTGCCACGTTGTCAATGCTAGTAGGCTGTTCATCGACTCAAGGAAGGTCACCGACGAAGTGGAGGAGGCACTCAGGTCGTGCAACGTGACCCGTGCCGACTACGGCGAGCTGCCCGGCTACTTGGCGTCCATCACCGGCAGCTCCGAGGCTCAGAAGCCAGGAGACAAGTTCAAATTGTGGGTTTCACCGTGCGCGTCAGTCGCTATTTGCAACTCGTTCCTGTCCAACGCCAGCGAGAAGATGCCGCGCGAACTGTTGCAGGAGGATACCCCAGCATGTATAATGAAGGTAGGTAACGGTCTGCTTTAGTAGCGTTCATGCGGTTCACAGGCTGTTAAGAACGACGTCGAGCTGGAAGGCATGAAGGAGGCCCACATCCTAGATGGTATCGCGCTGGCCGAGTTCTTCGCCAAGGTGGAGGTGGGGTTCACCGCGATGAGAAGTTCACGATGTGCAGGCTATGAAAAGTGACGGCACTCTGTTCCaaagcgatgagatggtacTGGGCGACCTCAGCACACAGTGCCGCGCTGACCTCAAGGAGAACCGGGGCATTTCCTTCCATCCGATATCGTCCATCGGGCCCAACTGCGCCATCGTCCACTACCGCGCCACGGCGGAAAGCAAGGCGAAAATCGAGCCTCAGatgtatctgctagactcCGGCGGGCAGTACGGCGGGGGCACCACCGACGTCACCCGCACGGTGCACTTCGGAACCCCCTCCGCCGAGGAGAAGGAGTCGTACACCCAGGTGCTCAAGGGCCACCTGGCACTGCGGCACGCCGTTTTCCCCGAGCagacccccggcgccacctTGGACGTGCTGGCCCGCCAGTTCCTCTGGAGCGCTGGGCGCAACTACTACCACGGAACCGGGCATGGCGTGGGCGCCTACCTCAACGTACACGAGGGCCCGATGTCGATATCGTCGCTGATGAAGCCCCGCATGGGCAACGTGAACGTGGTCTACCTGGAGCCCGGCATGGTGCTGTCTAACGAGCCGGGCTACTACAAGGAGGACCACTACGGCATCAGGATCGAGAACATGGTCTTCGTGCGCCGCGTGGAGGGCGACTTTTCGAAGGACTACACCAAGTTCCTGACCTTCGACGACCTCACTATGGTGCCCTACTGCAAGGAGCTGATGGACCTGGCCATGATGACCGAGCAGGAGGTCGAGTGGGTGAACGAGTACCACGCGCTAATCGCTGCGACGCTGATCCCGCGCATGGAGGCGCTGTCGATCGCCAAatacgccgccgccatccAGTTCCTGCGCGACGCGGCCGTTCCGTTGCGGAAATGAAGTACCGGCAATCGCTGTCTAATGTATAGTTTTTGCACACCTTCATCGTTTGGTGATGTCACGCCGTCGGTGCGGCTGTAGTGTGTAGATTCCATCAGTGCCATTCCGGCGGCAATGGCGGGTCccgcttgttaacacgcgcGCGTGAGCAATGTTTGCGACGGCCTTCTTTCGGTTGGCGCGGCCGCAGCCGTTCCTCGTGCAGAGCCGGTCGGTCGTACAGTCGCGGTTCGCGAAGAAGGCCAACGACGTGGCGGAGAAGCTGCCCTTTAAGGTTGGTAACGTCGCTGTAGTCGTGTATCGTGGTTGTATGTGGCTGAAGTGCGTGCTTTATCTGCTGTTTCACGCGCCGTCGGCGCTTCCACACCCGCATTCTTCCACTACCTAAAGAGACACGTCCACTCCATTTCAGGTGACCCGTACCCCGTCCGGCAACCTCGCAGTGTACGTGAAGATCCGCGCGCACGGCACGCTCGTGTATACGGTGGTTCGGCGCATCTACGGCGACGTCGACGTTAGTTGAGCAGCTCCACCTCCACAGCGCCCACAGGCCAtgaagcagcagctgcggatCCTCTGCGAATCACCCGTGCGCGAGCGCATCGGCAGCCTCGAGGTACACGGTCTGCATGTAAAGAAGATCAAGAAGTGGCTCGTTCAGTGCGGGTAGGTGTTTTTATACGAGGCTTTTGTGCGGCCACGCGGTGGCCGTCGAAAGCAGTACGCTGGAGTGGTGGCGACACAACCACCACTTTGACCCGCTCACGCGCATCACCAACTGGCTGCTTGCACCAGGGAAGGTTGGATACGGTGGGCATACATGACCACGGGCCTAACGGGCGACTGTGCACTTGGTCCGCATTCATCATAGCAACGCAGGTTCTGAGCGCGCCGCGCAAACATCGCATTAATCTGACTTAAACACTTAAATCATAGTTCTCTGTGCGCCAGTTCAGTTGAGCAGGCCGTGCTCCTTGAAGAGGCGGTTCATGGCCTCGTCGGCGTCGCCACCCAGGCGCATCTTGTGGCTGATGGCCAAAACGATGTTCTGGTTGTTGTAAACACCGTTCTCGTCAGTCTGCAGCAGGTGTAAGGGCCAGGGTGTGCGACCTACCATGCCGATGTTGACCTGGATGGATCCGTGGTCCTGAGCGGGCAGCAGGCGGGAAGTGGCGGAGCACTTGCGGGGGATGTAAAGGTCAACGAGCTTTCCGTCGTCGTTAATCATTTTGGACCTGCGCGGCGTTAGCGGGAGGCAACGTTGGCGCGAAGGCGGTGGGCGGAGGCGGCCGTTGCCGCAACGGCCACCATAACTTACCGATTTGACTTGGCTGCGCGCTTCGCGATATACGTACAGTAAAATTTGCGGTACGGTGGTGTGGAGTGGCTGGGCCGGCCGTGCGGAGCATAACCTTCGTTTCCTGCCCATCCCCATAAGCCGCGTGCTGGTGGTAGAGGTGTGGCCGGCCAGTTCAGCCGACGCTGGGCGGCCTGGTACCGCGACCGCGCGGCTCCATGCGATACACATACGGTCAAAAGGATATATAGTGCCGATTACGGCGGCGTTGTTTGGGGAGCATCTCCCGCCATCAGACATCAGACGCTCGGTGTGTCGAGCTGGATGAGTTGACATAGTACGTAGTTAGTCTAGGACGACCACGTAGCTACATTTACGGCACAACTGTCCACCGCTTGCTACGCAACAGCATCGTTCGGCGATACGCGTGTCTAAACGTACAGTACCTTTAAGCACATGATACGACTGTTTTAGCTGGTGAAGGTGATGCCCTTGTGCTCGGAGGCGTCCCCGTTGGTGTTCTTCACGAAGTACGGGGCCTCGTACACCCACTGGCCGGTCTTGAAGTTTGCCGAGATGAACTTGCAGCCCAGCGAGGCGGTGTGGTCCTTGAGCTTCTCCAGCTGCTCGACGGTGCTGGTGATGGAGGCGCCTTCCGTGTAGTCGCGCGGCGCGCAGTTCTGTAGGGTGACGATGGCGCTCTTGTTCAGCCCTTCTCCCACGGGGTGGACACGGGACGTGTTACCGTACATAGTCACCTTGCGATGTGCGATGTCCACGATGTTGTCGAGGTTCAGCTGACGGACGTCGGTGTACCCGGGCCAGAGGATGTCGCCGAACCCCTCCCTGATGACTTGGAAGTCCATGACGTTAGCGAGCTGCTTGTCGGACATCTGTctcagcgacgacattgtGGGTCTGGTAGTGTATCCTTCCTTGGTGAGGATGGGCGGGTGCCCGGGTGCGTTGTCCGCCAGCTTGAATATTGGGCAGGCATCCGCCGGCTCCTTCGGCGCGGTTCCAGTCAGGCTGCTGGCGTCGTCCGCCCTGGCAGAGTCTTCGCTGGGGTTGCTCTCGCTGCCCCTTGTGTCGGACCGGATCTTGTACACGTCGTCCAGGGTCCGGTGGGGTCGCTCGTTGTAGCTCTGGTCGCTGTCGGTGAGCGTCAGCACGTCTCCACGGTTGCTGGTGGCATTGCTCGACTTGTCGAATACCACAGAAGAGCGATTGCTTGGCAGGTACGGGAGCTCATCCCTGTTCTCAACGACCGGTATCGGCAGCTTACGGAGATGGCCACCCCGCGCCTGGTAGCGCAACGCGTCCAGCGCCTTGGTGCCACCGTTGTGGAGTGACAGGAAAATTTCGCCGCCGCCTTCTTGGGAGCCGTTCTTAGACGGCAACTTGCTTGCTAGTTGCACCTTGGACGCCTTGATGAACGTCCTGGACATGTCACTCTCCGCCCTCTCCTCCCCAGACATCTGCGACATTCTTCGCGTTTCCAGTGCGGTGCGCTGGTATTTTATAATTTCGTCCTCTTCATCCTGGTGCACGCTGTAACGCGGGATCTGCACGCCGAGGTCCTTCAGCACCTGGCGCAGGCCGAAGCGGTCGTAGGAATCGTCCAGGTCGGGTATGGCTGTCGACGATTGCGCATCTGGATTCGAATTGGACTGATTTCGCCCCCCGGCGGCATTAGATCCCTGCGCCGCATTGTTCGTGGTGTTTGCCAGCTTGGCGAGGTACTCCTTCGCCTCCGGCGGCAGGTCGGCTTCGTTGGTCCAGAAGCTTCTCAGCCCGGGCGAGGGAGTGTTCACGCCCCATTTGAAGTTTATTGACCCCAGCCTCATGGTGTCACTCGGTTGCATCTGCTGTGCAGCCGTGGTTGACCCGAAGGGCTGCGATCCAGCCGACCCAAACGTGAAGAGCGGTGCGGTGTTACCTGTTTGGTTGGTGGTTGACCCGAAGAGCCCGGTTGTGCCGGTCGTTGGGGTGGCTCCGAATATGGTGGTGGAGGGCGCCGGCATGGTGTTTGTCGTGGTGGTGGAGCTGGCGAAGACGTTGGGTACACTGGTGGTGGTCGTGGGCTGTGTGTTGCCGAAGAGGCTGCCACCGGTGGTAGGAGTGGTGGTTGACCCGAAAAGGCCTGTTGTGCCAGTTGTACCTGTTGATTGCGTTGCAGAAGGGGCGAATACATTGGTGGAACCGAACAGCCCCGTGCCCGTGGTTCCGGTTGTAGTCGGGGTTGTGGTATTTCCGAAGAGGCCCTTGTTGGCCCCTCCGAATGCAGAGGTGGTGGACGATCCAAACAGGCCGGTAGAAGTAGACGTGCCGGTGGTGTTACCGAACAGCCCAGTCGACGTGGTGGTAGTTGGAGCAGGTGTCGTGTTACCGAACAGACCTGTGCTGCCGTGAGTGGTTCGATTTGCCCACGGCGAACTGGTGGAGGTTGACGGCTGCGTGCTTCCTAATAAGCCAGTGGTGCCTCCCGTAGTTGGTTGCGTACTTCCGAACAAGCCAGTGGTGGGTTGCGTATTGCCGAAAAGGCCACCTGTCCCGGTGGTTGACGGTTGCGTTGAGCCGAATAACCCTCCTGTGGTGGTCGTCGGTTGAGTGCTACCAAAAAGTCCTCCCGTAGTTGTTGTGGGCTGCGTGTTGCCAAACAAACCGCCAGTTGTTGTGGTCGTTGGCTGTGTGCTGCCGAAGAGTCCACCACCGGTGGTAGGCGTGGTGGTTGACCCGAATAGCCCGCCGGATGTCGTGGGTTGCGTGCTCCCAAACAAACCGCCGGTACTGGTGGTCGACGGTTGAGTTGAACCGAACAATCCTCCAGTGGTAGTTGTAGGCTGAGTGTTGCCGAAAAGACTGCCCGTGGTGGGCGGTTGCGTTGAACCGAATAACCCGCCAGTGGGGGTAGTAGTAGGCTGAGTGCTGCCGAACAACCCACCCGTGGAGGTGGCCCCCTGCTGCGCTATAGGCAGGCCGAACTGCGGGTTAACCTTCTTGTAGTAC
This genomic stretch from Babesia bigemina genome assembly Bbig001, chromosome : III harbors:
- a CDS encoding metallopeptidase M24 family protein, putative is translated as MAAEASPTQMLMSLLAACQLDAIIIDHDDPHSTEIPHPAFGALEFVSSFSGSWGKAVVTREGAWLWTDSRYYIQAAQQLSPPWELMRYGQKDVPDVVKFLKEKPFKRVGVDASTTPHKVLTHYKDNLKDIEFVELHDNPVYKVWADRPQLPVDPVFVHPESFTGMSAADKLAKIRSEMDKAGANAVVFSLLDEVAYVLNLRGRDLDVSPLFYAYLIVEKGAATLFIDSRKVTDEVEEALRSCNVTRADYGELPGYLASITGSSEAQKPGDKFKLWVSPCASVAICNSFLSNASEKMPRELLQEDTPACIMKAVKNDVELEGMKEAHILDGIALAEFFAKVEAMKSDGTLFQSDEMVLGDLSTQCRADLKENRGISFHPISSIGPNCAIVHYRATAESKAKIEPQMYLLDSGGQYGGGTTDVTRTVHFGTPSAEEKESYTQVLKGHLALRHAVFPEQTPGATLDVLARQFLWSAGRNYYHGTGHGVGAYLNVHEGPMSISSLMKPRMGNVNVVYLEPGMVLSNEPGYYKEDHYGIRIENMVFVRRVEGDFSKDYTKFLTFDDLTMVPYCKELMDLAMMTEQEVEWVNEYHALIAATLIPRMEALSIAKYAAAIQFLRDAAVPLRK
- a CDS encoding MITOCHONDRIAL 39S RIBOSOMAL PROTEIN L49, putative, whose translation is MFATAFFRLARPQPFLVQSRSVVQSRFAKKANDVAEKLPFKVTRTPSGNLAVYVKIRAHGTLVYTVVRRIYGDVDAMKQQLRILCESPVRERIGSLEVHGLHVKKIKKWLVQCG
- a CDS encoding 40S ribosomal protein S21e, putative, giving the protein MINDDGKLVDLYIPRKCSATSRLLPAQDHGSIQVNIGMTDENGVYNNQNIVLAISHKMRLGGDADEAMNRLFKEHGLLN
- a CDS encoding Nucleoporin2, putative; its protein translation is MFGSTNTGTTYWSGSTQPNTNLPGAFNALGANAQSNPQMGSTFTGFGSTTNTGSTGFMGQSTTPSFGISQNTSLFGQPAQQPTTTGFGTMGTTGGLFDQNKQGFMGNSGGLFGQPPQTGSLFGSGLNTTTSSTFGSTMNTGTSLFGNNTTTGGLWSGSTSSTFGSQIQGTEVATLKHFDGASITHIAYDKPDTCQEEYRWEYYKKVNPQFGLPIAQQGATSTGGLFGSTQPTTTPTGGLFGSTQPPTTGSLFGNTQPTTTTGGLFGSTQPSTTSTGGLFGSTQPTTSGGLFGSTTTPTTGGGLFGSTQPTTTTTGGLFGNTQPTTTTGGLFGSTQPTTTTGGLFGSTQPSTTGTGGLFGNTQPTTGLFGSTQPTTGGTTGLLGSTQPSTSTSSPWANRTTHGSTGLFGNTTPAPTTTTSTGLFGNTTGTSTSTGLFGSSTTSAFGGANKGLFGNTTTPTTTGTTGTGLFGSTNVFAPSATQSTGTTGTTGLFGSTTTPTTGGSLFGNTQPTTTTSVPNVFASSTTTTNTMPAPSTTIFGATPTTGTTGLFGSTTNQTGNTAPLFTFGSAGSQPFGSTTAAQQMQPSDTMRLGSINFKWGVNTPSPGLRSFWTNEADLPPEAKEYLAKLANTTNNAAQGSNAAGGRNQSNSNPDAQSSTAIPDLDDSYDRFGLRQVLKDLGVQIPRYSVHQDEEDEIIKYQRTALETRRMSQMSGEERAESDMSRTFIKASKVQLASKLPSKNGSQEGGGEIFLSLHNGGTKALDALRYQARGGHLRKLPIPVVENRDELPYLPSNRSSVVFDKSSNATSNRGDVLTLTDSDQSYNERPHRTLDDVYKIRSDTRGSESNPSEDSARADDASSLTGTAPKEPADACPIFKLADNAPGHPPILTKEGYTTRPTMSSLRQMSDKQLANVMDFQVIREGFGDILWPGYTDVRQLNLDNIVDIAHRKVTMYGNTSRVHPVGEGLNKSAIVTLQNCAPRDYTEGASITSTVEQLEKLKDHTASLGCKFISANFKTGQWVYEAPYFVKNTNGDASEHKGITFTS